A genomic segment from Candidatus Melainabacteria bacterium RIFOXYA2_FULL_32_9 encodes:
- a CDS encoding adenosylhomocysteinase → MVMTDAQVKYEIKDINLANQGKKQIEWANKDMPVLQFIRERFSKEKPLQGIKIAACCHVTKETANLAITLKEGGADAILIASNPLSTQDDVAASLVKDYGISVFAIKGEDTATYTRHVNLALDHKPQIIIDDGSDVVATLIQERPDQIKDIIGTTEETTTGIVRLKAMEKDNKLAFPAMAVNDSQTKHFFDNRYGTGQSTLDGVIRATNILLAGKNVVVVGYGWCGKGTAMRARGLGANVIVTEINPIKAIEAVMDGFRVMPMNEAAKIGDIFITVTGNRHVIDLSHFKEMKDGAMVCNSGHFDLELNLEGLKTVTKEIKQIRPFLEEYVLENGKSVLVLGEGRLVNLAAAEGHPASVMDMSFANQALAVEHLVTNQGKLENQVYVLPAQVDLDIAGLKLKSMGVEIDTLTPAMVEYLNSWQIGT, encoded by the coding sequence ATGGTAATGACGGACGCTCAAGTGAAATATGAAATTAAAGACATTAATCTTGCGAATCAAGGTAAAAAGCAAATTGAGTGGGCAAACAAAGATATGCCTGTTTTACAGTTTATTAGAGAAAGATTTTCTAAAGAAAAACCTTTACAGGGGATTAAGATTGCAGCTTGCTGCCATGTTACAAAAGAGACAGCAAATCTTGCAATTACATTAAAAGAAGGTGGAGCTGATGCTATTTTAATTGCATCAAACCCTCTTTCTACACAAGATGATGTAGCTGCATCTTTAGTTAAAGACTATGGAATTTCTGTTTTTGCTATTAAAGGTGAAGATACAGCTACTTATACAAGGCACGTAAATTTGGCTCTTGATCATAAGCCTCAAATCATTATTGATGACGGTTCTGATGTGGTTGCAACTCTTATTCAAGAAAGACCTGATCAAATTAAAGATATTATTGGTACTACTGAAGAAACAACAACAGGTATTGTAAGATTAAAAGCTATGGAAAAAGATAATAAATTAGCTTTTCCTGCAATGGCTGTTAATGATTCTCAGACAAAACATTTCTTTGATAACAGATACGGTACAGGCCAAAGTACTCTTGATGGAGTAATTAGAGCTACAAATATTCTTCTTGCAGGAAAAAATGTCGTAGTAGTCGGTTATGGCTGGTGTGGTAAAGGTACTGCTATGAGAGCAAGAGGTCTTGGTGCTAACGTAATCGTTACTGAAATTAATCCTATAAAAGCTATTGAAGCTGTTATGGATGGATTTAGAGTAATGCCAATGAATGAAGCTGCTAAAATAGGCGATATATTCATTACAGTTACAGGAAATAGACACGTAATTGACTTATCCCATTTTAAAGAAATGAAAGATGGCGCTATGGTATGTAACTCAGGTCACTTTGATCTTGAGCTTAACCTAGAAGGTCTTAAAACTGTAACTAAAGAGATTAAACAAATAAGACCTTTTTTAGAGGAATACGTCTTAGAAAATGGTAAATCAGTGCTTGTATTAGGCGAGGGTAGATTAGTTAACCTTGCAGCTGCTGAAGGGCATCCTGCAAGTGTTATGGATATGAGTTTTGCTAACCAGGCTCTTGCTGTTGAGCATTTAGTGACAAATCAAGGTAAATTAGAAAATCAAGTTTATGTTCTTCCTGCACAAGTTGATCTTGACATTGCGGGATTAAAACTCAAATCAATGGGAGTTGAAATAGACACTTTAACACCTGCTATGGTTGAGTACTTAAATAGTTGGCAAATAGGAACATAA
- a CDS encoding peptidylprolyl isomerase (rotamase C; accelerates isomerization of the peptidyl prolyl bond): MEKLTEVRASHILVATKEEADKIREEILNGKDFGHAARKNSKCPSGYQGGDLGFFKRGNMVAEFENAAYTLPINEISEPVKTQFGWHLIMVTDQR; the protein is encoded by the coding sequence ATGGAAAAGTTAACAGAAGTGAGAGCAAGCCATATATTGGTTGCCACAAAAGAAGAAGCTGACAAAATTAGAGAAGAGATTTTAAATGGTAAAGACTTTGGACATGCCGCAAGAAAAAATTCCAAATGTCCATCAGGGTATCAGGGTGGTGATCTTGGATTCTTTAAAAGAGGAAATATGGTTGCAGAGTTTGAAAATGCAGCTTATACCTTACCAATTAATGAAATTTCAGAACCTGTAAAAACACAATTTGGTTGGCATTTAATCATGGTTACAGATCAACGTTAA
- a CDS encoding acetolactate synthase, large subunit, biosynthetic type, with protein sequence MTKTSNKAEKDIKVLTGAQIFIEALKKEGVTQIFGYPGGVILSIYDELYGCKEIMHYLVRHEQGAIHAAEGYARVSSKTGVALVTSGPGACNAVTGIANAYYDGYPLVVFTGQVASNLIGNDAFQESDIVGITRPCCKHNYLVKDVKDLPRVIKEAFHIASTGKPGPVIVDLPKDILVNKTEFVYPEKVHLPGYNPTYVGHSLQISKALKHLCHAERPVIIAGGGVITGEASEELFKLAKSLRVPVANTLMSMGAIPGTHELSLGMLGMHGNYWANIAVSQCDVLFAIGTRFSDRITGNLKKFCSGAKIIHVDIDPCSISKNVPVDIPIVGHSKNVLQDMLNMLDEEEAKKSYEKRQNWLNNINEWKEKRAMPCVQSDNLKPQTVIEKIYEVTKDKDPIIATEVGQHQMWTALLYKFNNPRRFVSSGGLGTMGFGFPAAMGAQLAHPDKLVINIAGDGSIQMNIQELATCVYYNIPVKVCIINNGYLGMVRQWQQKLFDKHYSQSCISGPDYVKLAEAYGATGFRVTKEEEIEPILREAINTEGPVLIDFIVEPFEVVYPWVLAGDPIDKVLLDDTSGS encoded by the coding sequence ATGACTAAGACATCAAACAAGGCAGAAAAAGATATAAAAGTTTTGACTGGTGCTCAGATATTCATAGAAGCTCTTAAAAAAGAAGGTGTCACGCAAATATTTGGTTATCCTGGCGGTGTAATATTATCAATATACGATGAATTATATGGTTGTAAAGAAATAATGCATTATCTTGTTCGTCATGAACAAGGAGCAATTCATGCGGCAGAAGGTTATGCAAGGGTTTCTAGTAAAACTGGTGTTGCTTTGGTTACATCCGGCCCAGGAGCTTGCAATGCTGTAACTGGTATAGCTAATGCATATTATGACGGTTATCCTTTAGTTGTCTTTACAGGACAGGTTGCGTCGAATTTAATTGGCAATGATGCTTTTCAGGAATCTGATATAGTTGGTATAACAAGACCATGTTGTAAACATAATTATCTTGTTAAGGATGTAAAAGATCTGCCAAGGGTTATAAAGGAGGCATTTCATATTGCTTCAACAGGAAAACCCGGACCCGTAATAGTTGATCTTCCAAAAGATATTTTAGTTAATAAGACTGAATTTGTATATCCTGAGAAAGTTCATTTACCAGGATATAACCCTACTTATGTAGGACATTCTTTGCAAATATCTAAGGCATTAAAGCATCTTTGTCATGCAGAAAGACCTGTTATAATAGCAGGTGGTGGTGTAATTACCGGCGAGGCAAGTGAAGAGCTGTTTAAACTTGCTAAATCATTACGAGTGCCTGTAGCAAATACCTTAATGAGTATGGGTGCAATTCCCGGTACGCATGAACTTTCTCTTGGAATGTTAGGAATGCATGGTAATTACTGGGCAAATATAGCAGTTTCTCAATGCGATGTGCTTTTTGCTATTGGTACAAGATTTAGCGACAGGATTACAGGTAATCTGAAAAAATTCTGCAGTGGAGCTAAAATTATTCACGTTGATATAGATCCTTGTTCAATCAGTAAAAATGTTCCTGTTGATATTCCAATAGTTGGGCATTCTAAAAATGTATTGCAAGATATGTTAAATATGCTTGATGAAGAAGAAGCTAAAAAGTCATATGAGAAAAGACAAAACTGGTTAAATAACATTAATGAATGGAAAGAAAAAAGAGCAATGCCCTGTGTGCAGTCTGATAATTTAAAACCCCAGACTGTAATAGAGAAAATTTATGAAGTAACAAAGGATAAAGATCCTATAATTGCTACAGAAGTCGGGCAGCATCAAATGTGGACTGCTTTATTATATAAGTTTAATAACCCTCGCAGATTTGTAAGTTCCGGTGGTTTAGGAACAATGGGATTTGGTTTCCCTGCTGCTATGGGTGCGCAACTTGCCCATCCTGATAAGCTTGTTATAAATATAGCCGGTGATGGCAGTATTCAGATGAACATACAGGAATTAGCCACCTGTGTCTACTACAACATACCTGTTAAAGTGTGTATCATAAATAACGGTTATCTTGGCATGGTAAGACAGTGGCAGCAAAAGCTTTTTGACAAACATTATTCTCAATCCTGTATATCAGGTCCTGATTATGTAAAATTAGCTGAAGCATATGGTGCTACGGGTTTTAGGGTTACAAAAGAAGAAGAAATTGAACCCATATTAAGAGAAGCAATTAATACAGAAGGACCTGTTTTGATAGACTTTATTGTAGAACCATTTGAAGTTGTTTATCCCTGGGTACTTGCAGGTGACCCAATAGATAAAGTTTTACTAGATGATACAAGTGGTTCGTAG
- a CDS encoding acetolactate synthase small subunit, whose product MRHTLSVLVQNEAGVLARISGLFSGRGFNIESLTVAPTQDVEYSRVTLVTTGDDTIIEQISKQLNKLINVIKVVDITGESSIDREIILVKVTSKDKNRSEILRIAELFDAKIIDISPKAYTLEAMGDESKIKSLLELLKPIGIKELVRSGKVAISREIQLSEKTGK is encoded by the coding sequence ATGAGACATACTCTTTCTGTTTTGGTACAAAATGAAGCTGGTGTTCTTGCTAGAATTTCAGGTTTGTTTAGCGGTAGAGGTTTTAATATAGAAAGTCTTACGGTAGCTCCAACTCAGGATGTCGAATATTCCAGAGTGACACTGGTTACTACTGGTGATGATACAATTATTGAGCAAATAAGTAAGCAACTAAATAAGCTCATTAATGTTATAAAAGTTGTTGATATAACTGGGGAAAGTAGTATCGATAGAGAGATAATTCTTGTTAAAGTTACATCTAAGGACAAAAATAGATCGGAGATACTTCGAATAGCTGAGCTTTTTGATGCAAAAATTATTGACATTTCTCCCAAAGCTTATACACTTGAAGCTATGGGTGATGAAAGTAAAATAAAATCTTTATTGGAATTATTAAAGCCAATAGGTATTAAAGAATTAGTTCGCTCAGGTAAAGTTGCTATTTCAAGAGAAATTCAGCTTAGTGAAAAAACTGGTAAATAA